atatgctttctaaTAATATAGAGAAAGTTAAAGTTGGGTAAATTGTAACTGTTCACAAACCTGTGCTTCTGTGGTACTGGCTCCAAGGTGTGGGGTCACCGTGACTCTCTCGTGTTGTACCAACTCGCTGTCCTTCGCTGGTGGTTCCTCTGTGAAGACATCAAGTGCCGCCTGCAACAAGGCTACTATGTGCTTCACCTCCCAAGGCAACAAGAAGGAAACTCAACATTTCAGATATCAGATAGCAATACCTAAGCAACAATTCCAGCATCCAATGCCCTCACAATAGCTTCTTCATCAATCACTCCTCCATGAGCAACATTGACAATTCGAActcctttcttcatctttgcaAAAGTCTCATCATTGAGAACCTTTGATGTAGCAGGTGTCAGGGGCATGTGTAATGAAATGAAATCTGCAGTTGCTATGGCTTCATCAAAGGCCACAAGTTCCACGCCCACTGCGCGTGCTTGATCTGCGGGGGCATAAGGGTCATGTGCAATCACATGCATACCAAGACCTTTGGCACGACGTGCGACTTCTGATCCAACCTTTCCAAAACCCATAATGGCAAGCGTTTTCCCAACAAGGGACACACCCACATATTTGTTTCTTTGCCACTTTCCTGCATCAAGCAAAACAACCATATGTCAAAGACCAACATTGGTATAGCCTTAAGAAAATGTTGGCAACTCACTTTGTCCCTTATAAAACTTAAGCATTGACATAACTAAGGAggcaaaatccaaaaaaccCGTGCATCCTACCAATAGTAGCATGACAAGCTGCTTTAGCTCTTGTTTACTAATTGCACAACTCAATTATTCTTCTAGTTTTGCTTTATGGTATGATGTTGAGCAAACATGCATAGTGGTTGAAATTGCTATTCATATTGATCGTGCAGTGCCAAAGGTCAATTCCTTATCTCTAAAGACTTGAAGGCAACCCCTTGCTTGCAGCGGCCAATTCCAAATCTCTCCAGCTGTTCGTCCTCCATAAGCTCCATGGATTCCTTGGCAATTCTGCGAGCAGTGGCCTTCTCCACTGCAGCTTTtcgtctctcttcttctttttctcgacgaagctcttctttttgtctctttttctccgccttccaaacaaaaaaaccagagaagttggtaaagaaaagagaaaagaagagatgctacttaaccaatcaaataaagcaaaagaaactaactagtgaaaatgcaatatcaagctcaaatacttACCTTAGATTCTTTCTGCAAATACTACTCCTGTCGCTCTGATTCTCGCCTTTGCTCACGTAGcaatctctcctcctctctctgctGTTCACGCAtcaacctttcttcttccttccttctttcatgatcaaatctttccatCTCTTTCCTCATTCGTTCCTCAGACtgcaatagaaaaatacagGATATCAGTACATGCCAAAGTTTTGTCCACAAAGCTCACATATCCTTAACACTCAGCACAActcttcaaaaaggaaaaggaggaaaagtgaGGGACAGGGAAAGAAAATCAGTCAATGTCCAAAGTTTTCTCTCGATCTTCTTCGCATTAACAGGTTTCAGTATCCTCTGTTTTCCGCATCCACTCTCATTCCATCCACTTTCCTTCATTTCGCAAACAAAGACTAAAGAGAGAATCGAACCAAAAGGAAACTCCTTTTGTCCCTTGTCACACTTTCATTGAGAACTCATGACAATCGGCGACCCAATGTGAAGGAAGATGGAAAGTATGATGACGAAAACAATGCCGAATACCTCCGATAAAACTCCAACATTCATGCAGAGAATATCCACTTAGGTTTAGTGCGATGGttaatctttctttgtttaatatCAGTTCTAAATGTGACCTTGTAAGCAAAGAAGGTTGTTATATTTAAACGAAATCAATGTCATGAGTTCCCACCCATTGTAAAACAAGGAAGTAGGTACATCGACCGAGCTCTAGTCAGTATGACAGTTGTCCTCCACGAATCAATCGAACAAGAATGCACACTAAACCACAGTGCTAATGAATCGCCAAGTCACACAGATTTGATAATGCAGGCTACCTTTCCTAATACATAACATGAGGAGGCAATTATATTGTTGATGCAGGGAATGACCTCTTAGTAAGACCAAGAAAAGGTTGCAGTGAATGAACGATAGAAAATGCTGGATCAGCGGAGATTGACTAATCAATGTGTGATATTCACTAATCGACCATATATAATAGAAAACTTCCCAGGGCAAAACTCTGTCAACATCCACGGCCATGTACCGTTCCAAGTGATTCACAGAACACACACCTCTCTCATTCTTCCTTCTTATAGCCAGCACGGAAGTAGACTCCATGCTATTTATTTGATACATGTACAAGCACGAACGTCGGCTAAAAGGTTACCTTTATACCCAGTAGTGCCATTAACTGAAAAATGAATTCTGGGTGACCAGGCCAAGCCGCTCCTGTGACCAAGTTTCCATCAGTGAAGTAGCGATCGATTGGATCAGGTTCTAACCATGTGGCGCCGGCTAGTACCATGTCAAGCTTCACAGCAGGATATGCTGTACATTTCTTCCCTGCAACAAATCACGATGAATACACCGGTTATACCCTGATGATCTCAAGATACAATAACACAGAATGCCATTCAACTTCAGAAAATTTTCATGTCAAATGCTAAAACTCAACAGGGCCTCATATTCCACTGGCTCTAATTTCATTTCATCACACTTTAATACCACACCAATCTGTTGAAAAGCCTTATACATTTAAACTTGAATAGCAGATAAGGGACATGTGCCTATCTCCGTGACTTTTTCTGATACATTCTACCTTAGTGTTCGATTGAAATATGGAGAAGTTCACAATCACATACGCCAAGAGTCGCAGTTAAAGTAGTCGCCACCACAAGAAGTTCCTCAAGATCATTATGAGCATTCTCAAAAGACCAATGAATTTATACAGAAACTCCTACAACTGCTACCAGATAACATGCTAATCAACAGTTTTGTCCCATTATTAATATCCATTATCCAGAATCAACCTTGAGAACACCAGCAGCAGCCAAAATCTGCTGCCCATGGCAAACGGAGGCAACTGGCTTCTTGGCCTCCATGAAATCCTTAACTAGAGCAATCACTTTCCCATCCAAGGCCAAATATTCTGGGGCACGACCTCCAGGGATGACAAGGGCATCATAACTTGAGGCATCCAAACCCTCAAAGTCAGCTGTAAGAGTAAAATCATGGCCAGGTTTCTCGTTGTAAGTCTGGTCACCTTCAAAATCATGAATTGCAGTTGGGCAAGTGTCACCACTCTTCTTCTTGGGGCAGACTGCATCAACATGGCACCCTAGAGCTTGAAGAGACTGAAAAGGTACGTATACCTCATAATCTTCCATGTAGTCCTATAATAGCAAGCCATGGGAAAAAGGTTTTATCAAACTCCGCTTAAACTGTATGGCCTCGTGACATGTTAAGTAGAAGCGAGCTCGTGACAAACCGCCCAAATTCATGCACAAGCGCAACTACTCATAATGTCTTTTGCTCCCTTTCAGATAAAGTATAAATTCAACAATATGAGCAATGTAACTCGTTTTTCCTATTTAGTCATTCTTTGATTGAAAAGTGAATTTGATTAGTTGAAtagcagaaaaataaaataagttaaatgaACCATCCATCAAGGATAAGGATAAGTATTGGGTCCATGACAGTCTTCACCTAGAATTGCTTAAGAGTAACCAGCCACTTGGAAGGACTACTCCTCCTGTGACAACTAACCCTGACAATCATAGACTCACCTAGAACAGAGATCTGTAATGTTGTTTAAAACAGAATGGCGGTAATTGACCCATGAATTAGATGGAACCAAATGCGGATTTAACTGAGTGGCTCAACTGCTATTTTAATATAAAGAGCTAATCGAATGCAAGCTAGCACCAATTCTTTTCAGGAAATATTTCtcttgaataatattttcatatatcatAATTACCATACTTCACTTCCATAACTCAAATACCACTGACTCATCTGTACCACCAGTTCAGACAAGGACACAAGTAAATTCAACTAATCATCCCAATTATGTAATTAACCTGTATAAGCTCAATAAAATGTGTTACAATCCAAAACGACATCACTCTGCACTTTTGCCGTCCATAACTCACTCTCTTGAGAAACTAGAAGCTTTAATTGACAGCCAAACAAAATGCAccggaaaatgaaaaaaaaaaaaaaaaaaaaaaaaaaaattgagtaatttatttgaaaacattttcagacAATACTTTTTGGAGCACATTCCAATACCGATATAGAGAGTTCGGAAGTATCCAGCGATCCATAGCAGAGAACCAGCTCCAAAAGCTcaagtaaatagaaaaagatggATTACTAGTCAgttgaaaagaaatagaagcaGGAACACAAGTCATATACGCCATTACTGCCCAAATGTTCAGTAAATTCTCAACACATACCCCACATAAAAATAAGATCCGTTTTTCCGACCCAGTAATGCTGCTGCCTAAAGCCTTCACAAAAGACTGGATGAACTCAGGATGTCCAGGGTATGCAACCCCAGTCACAAGATTGCCATCAGTAATACAGTGTGACAGGCTCTCAGGTTCAACCCAGTGAGCACCTGCAGCAATCAGTACAGGTCCCACAGTAGGATATGCTGTGCACTTGCAACCTTTAACAATATTTGCAGCAGCCAAAATCAATTGGCTATGACAAATAGTGGTAATCGGCTTTCCAGCATGAGAAAATTTGCTGACGAAGTCTACAACAGATTGATCCATCGCAAGATACTCCGGAGCTCGTCCTCCTGGCATGACTAGGCCATCATAGTCACTGAATTTGATTTCAGCGAATGTGGCATTTAATGTAAAATTGTGCCCCCGAGACTCGGAATAAGTCTGCACAGCATAGAAGGTAAAGCTCAAAAGGAGTAATTAACGCCTACAGATTGAGAAAAGACAAACCAATGTCCCAGCTCTTTAAGAGCTCAATGGAGATTAAAGATGATATATGTAAGCAATAAAAGAAATCTATGAGGCTGAAAGTCTGATATGTAAATTATCAAATGTTGTAGTATGGTTTCTTCTATATACACATGAGAAAAGAATTACATGAGTATTTTGATATTGTTAGTATAGATAGatgttgaaattattaaaaagttctcAGTAAACTGAGAAGATATTTTAAAtacatcatttattttttcttgtgtaagaaaaataaaaatgtccataATCTCCTTGCAATCCACATTACTTCCAAAACAAGCGCCGCATCTTTTGTAACAATGATATGTCCCCATACTGAATGCGTTTGTGAAAATAGACAATCATACAACATCCCTTTGAATTCCTAGGCTACCACACAGAAATAGATACATTACAGGTTCTCACAGCAATTGGACAGTAGATTATTCCACGGATAACAGAAGTCCAAGGACTTGGATTGCTGAAACTAAAATACAGGTAATGACTTAACAAAATGCTTGAAGCAGAACGGGTATCTAGACGATTTTCCTAGTCAATGAGAGTTAGTTATGGACACTGAGATGTATAAGGCCAATGATAAGAAGACAAGTATGACTGTGAGATGTTGACATATGCTGTAAGGGCAAAGAgtgttctcttttttcttttttaacccaaaaatatGAAGAGGACACTTTTTGAATGCTTTGAATTTCATGTGAGAACATGAAGAGACTTGTTCTAAATCATGCTATTGACAGGACTGTCTTCTAGTTCAGTTAggtatttctattttcttttgtacttcatctaattttaatatttaatgtgaACTTAATGGGTAGcttgaaatatttttctatttataccAGTGCTTACTTATCACGTACTCTTTTTGGACATTAGTTTAATGACTATGATACAATGACATACATGCTCTTCAAGTAATAGCCTTTTTCAACTCGATGTAGATCATGCTCagcatttctaatttaattcatCCGCCTCTGCAATATTCACATTGATGTAGAACAATCATAAATGCTttatgaatttcctttcttctcaAGAACTTGAGATGAGATCACATGTAGATGCTCAAACAGCAGATTCTCACTGTCACCTAGTGTACCTGGGACTCATCTAGCACATTCAATATGATGTAGTTGACAATAACTACCAAGGAGAGAGAAGCGAAGTTTGACAGGGCACAtgaattcaatcaatcattcaacaaTAACAGGTCTCATTAAAGTCTGCTAATATCAAGCggaaaatcaacaaaactaGGAGTAAGGTTTTATTCCCATCGGGGTTGGCAGTCATGTCATGTAACGCAGGCATCGCTaagaaagtgaaatttcaaaacGCCCATTGTACTTTGGACCATTTAGAAAATGATCAGAGtatgtatatttttttcaacTCAATCAGAGGCCATGTACTTCTCAAATAGGCGAAATAGCACTTCTGCAGGTCTTCTGCAAAGAGTCAACATCACTCATGATTGTTTCATCCCTTCCAGCactatcttcttcatcatcataacatatatcctggtccttttcttcttcgacGAACTATATCAAAGGAATCCAATAAGAGAAGGTTAATATCGCATCATGGACAATGCACACTTACAATACTCAATCAATGACACGCTAGGGATGAACTTTCGATTAATGTGCCAACTAGTTGCACAAAATTCTCCAGGGCAACATGTAATTGGTTCCAGAAAATTTGTATATGCTGTTTTCATTTACATTTCAGAATGCGGCAGCTTcaaaaacacgtttggaaaGACACTGGAAATTATTTTACAACTTCGACAATGGAAAGCATGTTATGAATGAAAAAAGAGTTCAAagctgaaaatgacattttggtgCATCCAGTATTTATTCATTCTAACAAAAGCACGGatctttggaaggaaaaagaaaaattctattttacAGCTTTGATGGAATACAAGCATATACTCCCATTTTTCATCCCGttagagaattttcattttcattcacaCGTTTCCAAGAAagcagaaaacaaaaattaaaatactaccAAAGTACTTCCACTTCCACTTCCAATCAAGGACCAAACATGCAAAGCCAGGAACCACAATGCAGGCAATTGGCCAGATATTATTTTGGCTTTCAGAtgcaagagaatgaagatgatcgTGAGAAAAGGAGCTGACAGAAGCCAAGAATGACAAAGAGTAAAATCCATGGAAGGAATAAGACTAAATAGGCACACTCCTAAGTGGTCCAAGCATGAACCAGAATAATCAATTATGGTCAGCCACTAGGTCTAACCCCAAATTAAGCAGTTGGACAACACAATGTTAACGATTTGCAAATCATCGTGAATCACTATACcttgtccatatcatcttgctCTTTTCTAGTAAACCCACTAGCAGCAAGTTCTTTGTCCAGAAAACCAACAGATTTTGCTTATTGAATAAAAACAAGGTCTACTGCTTCCTTCTGAATCTTCCTCTGAATTCTACTGAGTGGAATCCTAATGCAAATGTGCTCCATCCTTATCCGACTATAAACCTTAACATGAATTCTACTGAGtggaatccaaaaaaaaaaaaagaaaaaacgaaccTCCGGACGTACGGGAGTCGCCAATGGGGTGCCTACGGTGGGGCTTGGGAAGGCGACTTCGGGAGGCGACGGCGTCCGCGTTCAGGAGCAGGGGGCGATTcgcggaggaaagagagagagcgacctTCGTTCGcggagagggaggccaaaacgCGATCAGGGTTCGTCGGCGTCGGGGTTAGCCAGCAAGGGCGCTCcgcagaggaaagagggagagagcggagcagaggtcgcgagagggaggcgaaagggcgtcggcgacggcgtcgggggaggcggaggtggaggggcggaggcgtcggcgtcggcgtcggcgtccgCATCGGAGTTGGGGGCGACGGAGGCCAccggcggaggggcgtcggcgtcgtgggcaaccagcggaggagagcAGACGCGTcagcggaggtggaaagggcgtcggcgtcggcatCGGCGTCGcaggcaaccagcggaggagagagagcagaggcgtcggcgtcggcgtcgcgggcaaccagcggaggagagagagcagaggcgtcggcgtcggcgtcgcgggcaaccagcggaggagagagagcagaggcgttggcgtcggcgtcgcgggcaaccagcggaggagagcgtcggcgtcggcgtcgcgggcaaccagcagaggagagagagcagaggcgtcggcggaggtggaaagggcgtcggcgtcgcaggcaaccagcggaggagagagagcagaggagggaaGACAATTCGGAGAGAAGCCCTGCGATTTTGTTCTCTCGCAAAaacggaacggagaacggggagaacggagaaagagagaaagagagaagagagagaggacgagtgGACATGTcgcagaggagagcagaggagagagcGTCAGAGTGGTGGGCCCACGAGCGGCGCGCGCAAATTTTAAACGCCTGACATCCTCGCCTACGTGGAGCCACGCGTCGATCGCTGAGTGGTTTAACCCACCGCCTACGTGTTGGGttaaacccacccaatattttctcgaaaagGCGGGAGAAAATAAAGCAGAGGGAAAaatgcgaaaatctgctgaactGTCGTCACTCGATACTCTTTTTAAGTGTCCACTGATTCGAACTTGCGGAACTTCGTTAATTATATACACTCGCCCACGACCCCAAAACGCCCCGGTCGCATCGCGAAGATGCGAATGCGAAGCGACGCCAAGAGCTGACTCGGTCCTTCTATTCTACGACTGCAACAACCTTGCTCGTTCCAAAAAAGTATCGATTGAAGGGGCAGAGGAGCATTACCTGGATTTCGCGAGGAGGAGGGGGTTGAAGGAGGGCGGCGATTTCAGGGGCGCACTTCTCGTCGATCGGGCAGACGACTTCCATTTGGGAATTTGCTTCTTCTGCTCGAGCTCGAGAACGCTCTGCGGATTTCTCCGGCGAAGGCAGCGACGGCGAACTCTCGATCCCGAGTTGTAGTCCGCGCTTCTTCTGCTGCTCTTGGTTTCTGGGTGGCGGCGCAGCTCTTCTCGGCGTCCATACACGTACTCAAGAAAAAATAAGATCACTTAATCAGTACGTACGAAtgtcaaattcaattataaatacattcaattttgtcaattttgtcaattttgtcaatttaatattaatataaaattttaatgtagccaattcaattatttaataaaattttaatatagccACTTCCAAGCTAATTTTAGCCCGAAAATACTAACGTAAAAATTTAGTTAACGCTAACAATCCAATCCATAttgattgaataaatttatgaaaaatggcATCAGATTGTGATTTTAACTCATGAATATTTGGAAATTCCTCAAAAAATTATGAGGGATGTgatattgcaaattgaatgCATAAATATAGAATTAGTACAACCTATTTTTCGGTTTTAATTAtgtaactaaaaaaaaatcatgttaatAGCaagtaaatgaaaattaaaaataataataattgcatCGGACGTCATTAacgtaaattaaaaaaaatagcattGGACGTCATTAAAAGGTTTTTATACACTATTCATTCTCTCCCCATTGATGCATTTGGGGTTTCATGAGAAGATTTCTGTATAAGTAAGAGAGCAAATTGGTCTTGACCGATCCCAGTAAATTCATCATTCCCCAACTTCTGAGAAAACAAAATGCTCAATTTAATGCGCAACTACTTCTTTTGTTTTAATGCGCCTAACCGTAAACGATTCACTCCACAATGTGGTCGATCTAAAATGTAGGGAATTATACAACGTGTCACGGCCGCAATTCAGGACCGCCCAATTTGCAAAAGCGaatctttcaaaaaatcaaaatcgcTAACAAAAAATATACATCTGGCATAGGCCGAAATCCTCCTTGAAAGTCATTAATGCCGTTTCTGACCTAAataatacatacatatatattgcGATTCTGGAAAGTGAGAATATCGCCTTTAAGATGGACTTAACCATTAATTGCGACGGTGGAACCTATAAAACATTAAAATCCTGAGGAAAAAAGAATCTCAGAACACACAGGATATATGCCAAAAAAGCTTTATGGGTATCTTGCTCTACAGCTCGCAAAATGTTGATACTTTCAAGGGTACTAGTACAACATAAACTTAAAAGCTCGTCTATGAAACTAATGCGACATGAATTGCAAACAGCAAATCTCGTGATCCAACGAAGTTGACTAAGATTAATAGTGAGCCAAAGCCTCAACCCACTTTTCATCGGAAAACCAGCAGCTGGTGAATATTGGAACTCCACAAGAACTGAGCTGGAAGATTATCAGACCGAATAATAAACAGGATGACATAAATATACAATCGCGTCCGCGGCTTTTATGAGTTACTGCTAAATGCTTCCGAAGAACTGCTCCAAAGATGGGGAAGTGAACACATTAGAGGCCGTCCTTTCAGGTCTGATGGGGCTCACATGAAGTTGGTACTTGATGAATCTCTGCAAACAAATGTGTCATTGCATGTATATACTCATTGTGTGATGACATCATGAAGGTTGATAGTACCAATCGAGCAAGAAGAGTAAGCAAAAACTAACTGAGAGATGACTTCAGGGTTTTGTAGCAATGTGCCAGTCTGGTTACGCCCGTTCTCTGTGCTACAGAAAAGAACCTGCACATGAATTTCCCAAAAATTACGTAAGcattcaaagtgaaaaataCATAGCAGATAATATGAAGCAGTGATTTTGCAAGTCTAGTTCAGACCATAAAAGGATGCTGGAGATTCCGAAGTCCGTAAGAAATAAGTGAGATGGAACTATCATTCATTCAACTCGTCAACCATACAATAACACTATTCAACTTTCGATTGTTGATTGCTCTCTCCAGCACCTAAACACCTGCATGCCCCCATTGAATTCCACTACTTTCTATCATTAATCTCAACAACAATCCACTATGTAATTCTTGACCTTCCTCGAATGGGAATTGGCTCCTAATTGCAAAGACCATGCACCTACCCTAAAAGGAAGGACTGCATCATGACTAGAAactctttttttaaaacaatttctaCGGAGCAAAGAAGCCACTGTAATTTTCTTCCAAGGCTTATGCATATGAACCCAACTGATGTTACATATTACACAATTACTCTCAATAGGTCCAGACCTTCTGTGTCCCTTGCTTATGCTAAATACCAATTCAACTGAGGCAAATCATAGAGGCTTTACTACTGCCTAATCATGCAGTACGGCTTTATCTTTATGAACATATTCTTCAGCTTCAACGTGCTAGGAGTAATGAGTCAGTTGTGCTGCTACGCCAAACGTGCATGTGACTATGATGAGGATCACAAGGAAACAGAATTTATGTTCTCGTGGAGTAGCATCTGATACTAGACTGCTAACAGTGTTCGTAATATAGATTAACTATGAAAATAAATGCCATGAAGAAGTCCCCTCCAACCCACGATCCAATtgaattaaagaaagaagaaaagcttgGCATAGACGATAatgcaaagggaagaaattatTAGCACATTGCACATGCGACAATACAGAGGCCAGCTTAGGTTCATATCAGGTACTTGTGTACCTGCTCCTTGATCAGACCACCTGAAGTAAAGACTCCAGCATACTCCAAGGCctgaagaatttttttctgCACAAACGAAGCAAACAACTTCAACAGGCAGCACAACTGGCTGAAATAACACAAATTAAGGAAATTGCCCCAGCAATACAATGGCTATCTTAAGAAACAGAATGAGACAAATGAAGTATGATTAAACCAGTGATTGGGAGGACGTGGCACCTCCCCACATTCTGTTGTCGCAAGTAATCGGTCACTCGATTCACTAGTGAGCAGAAGTCCAGCCACCATTCTCTCCTCTTTGGAGTCATCCAAAACGTACGTCTCAGTTCCCCCACCAATTAATATAAGCGAGACCAAGCTAGAAGAAGAGGGAGGCGATCGACGAGGGTTTGAAAGAAATAAGCCACACTAGACACAACAGTTTCTGTGATTATGATACGTAGAAAGACACCGGCTGCCAAAGAAAATGTGGTTTCGCCAAGCGAAAGGAGTTTGCCATTGTCCCAGAGCTCACGACCTAACACACATATGGAATACGCTGAGGGAAAAATTATTAGCCGCGCCATTACGCGCATTGACATCACTTTTGCCTTGCGATAGTCCCTTTTACATGTTGACCTGACCTCGGATAACGAAAGCATGATTATCGAGATGGATACGCAAAATAAAAGCATCTCTCAGTTTCTCCAGTCTTCTTTGGTGGCTGCGTCCCAGCTGTCAAATTCTTCGGATGCTACGAGAAGATTTGCCAAATTTAGAATGACCATAAGGATTGCCCCCAGCATATGGTTTACGGTCCCCTCCTGCAAAATATTGATccattttgttgaatttttaaaatcagTCCACATAATTCTAGCATGCCTTGTGAATGAGTGGTGAATGAATGGCCAGCATGCAATATTCAGAGATGTTTGATAAAGAATATCGGTCGGAGAAGGCCTATATATAGGCTGCAGTGGTGATGGAAATTGAAGTTGAAGAGACACACACACAAGGCATGTCGACAAAGGGAAAGGATTCTGGAGTACTCATTTAAAGGGAAACTTTTACTTCTAAAGATGCAGTGATTTGGGACTGATGGATGTACAATAATAATGATTGTGTTTAATTCCATGGAAGTGATTTGGTACTTAATAATCCGCTCTCTCATCAGCGAAATTGTCCTATTCATAGTTTTTGCTAACGTTGGTAGGATTGAGAAACTTGGCTGTTGTTAATTTTATCAGAGTGCTAATGGATGTATGCATTTTCACAATTATGATTTTAGCAGTGAGTGATGAAGTTTGAGTTTGGACTCGAGAAATGTAAATTGGAGGTGTCACATTTTCACTTTGATATAATTCACATTACCTTAGTAGATTGTTAAAGGAAATATAACACCACTAATcacattgaatcaaacttttaGAGagggaattctttttttttttcttt
The sequence above is drawn from the Eucalyptus grandis isolate ANBG69807.140 chromosome 11, ASM1654582v1, whole genome shotgun sequence genome and encodes:
- the LOC104440084 gene encoding protein DJ-1 homolog D, whose protein sequence is MYLFLCGSLGIQRDVTYSESRGHNFTLNATFAEIKFSDYDGLVMPGGRAPEYLAMDQSVVDFVSKFSHAGKPITTICHSQLILAAANIVKGCKCTAYPTVGPVLIAAGAHWVEPESLSHCITDGNLVTGVAYPGHPEFIQSFVKALGSSITGSEKRILFLCGDYMEDYEVYVPFQSLQALGCHVDAVCPKKKSGDTCPTAIHDFEGDQTYNEKPGHDFTLTADFEGLDASSYDALVIPGGRAPEYLALDGKVIALVKDFMEAKKPVASVCHGQQILAAAGVLKNAHNDLEELLVVATTLTATLGIGVVLKCDEMKLEPVEYEALLRKKCTAYPAVKLDMVLAGATWLEPDPIDRYFTDGNLVTGAAWPGHPEFIFQLMALLGIKSEERMRKEMERFDHERRKEEERLMREQQREEERLLREQRRESERQE